In one Dehalogenimonas formicexedens genomic region, the following are encoded:
- a CDS encoding prenyltransferase, which yields MRALTSPSSVPFGVWVQAARLKFLPQGVFPVIIAGAAAFAAGVFNPLYFIIAFLAASAVQIGLTMFNDTLDFQYGTDKSTAETKNPFSGGSGVLASGRVKPRQAMTVIIGLYVFALICGIFFAFAAGIGSLYIAGIGAFISIAYSARPFRLAYRGLGELAMLVGYGPVLTAWAYFIHTSSLSLDIVLVGIIPGLCMWTMILINEIPDYAEDKAAGKKNLTYRLTPRGSKNLFIASLASIYVYIAVLIGTGVLPPVASLTFLGVPLAVSAARTAHREFKDPLKIAKANKYMVLIYSLTNAAVAIGFMTA from the coding sequence TTGAGAGCGCTTACTAGCCCTTCGAGCGTACCTTTCGGCGTGTGGGTTCAGGCCGCTCGCCTGAAATTCCTGCCGCAAGGAGTGTTCCCGGTGATCATCGCCGGGGCTGCCGCTTTCGCCGCAGGTGTCTTCAATCCGCTCTACTTCATCATCGCTTTTTTGGCGGCTTCAGCGGTGCAAATCGGCCTCACCATGTTCAACGACACCCTGGACTTCCAGTACGGCACCGACAAATCTACCGCCGAGACGAAAAATCCTTTCTCAGGCGGTTCCGGCGTACTGGCTTCGGGCCGCGTCAAACCCAGGCAAGCGATGACGGTCATCATCGGTCTGTACGTCTTCGCTCTCATCTGCGGTATATTTTTCGCCTTCGCCGCCGGAATCGGGAGCCTGTATATCGCCGGCATCGGCGCGTTCATCTCTATTGCCTACTCCGCCAGGCCGTTCCGCCTGGCTTACCGGGGGCTCGGCGAACTGGCGATGCTCGTCGGTTACGGACCGGTACTGACGGCCTGGGCTTACTTCATCCACACCTCTTCACTCTCTCTCGATATTGTCCTCGTGGGCATTATCCCCGGCCTGTGCATGTGGACGATGATCCTCATCAATGAGATCCCCGACTACGCCGAAGATAAGGCGGCGGGCAAGAAAAACCTGACTTACCGTCTGACGCCCCGGGGTTCGAAAAACCTGTTCATCGCCTCGCTGGCCTCCATTTATGTTTACATCGCTGTGCTAATCGGCACCGGGGTTTTACCGCCGGTGGCGTCTCTGACGTTCCTGGGCGTACCCCTTGCCGTCTCAGCCGCCAGGACAGCGCATCGGGAGTTCAAAGACCCCCTTAAAATTGCCAAGGCAAACAAGTACATGGTATTAATATATTCTCTCACTAACGCCGCCGTGGCTATCGGTTTTATGACGGCGTGA